From the Saccharomycodes ludwigii strain NBRC 1722 chromosome I, whole genome shotgun sequence genome, one window contains:
- the CTR86 gene encoding Ctr86p (similar to Saccharomyces cerevisiae YCR054C | CTR86 | Copper TRansport protein), giving the protein MSVISNTSTNSNNVDRTALLSLLNDIKELFNNGPTNAATVAMLTFIDGTLNPMIAKSGTDEFITSLSMFHDGEFITKFYNKVFDIIDTIDHPTVTSNNNEQYLFQLLRIYRGLLLLVNNLIVSADLTISIDSTPIKDLNLLLVDKIIKNFNNCCTNIVLSSDQVNLSLALLYNTICKLLFNITNKFQLNIENDDDILLLFLTFYEKHLTSNNAEFYLPWLLLLNNILSSLKDSHLVSQILLTTDIVNKVLLTIYNNDKMFRFFQNTNTEPIDISHLTFIKVWKKLLISNEYISRYIESLYATNNTALLAQLLDVSTIIITSIDLWDNHDIINIMIWCIFLIKEKLFNEVKDCLLSSNTTTVDTTYPILVNVLDILTKITTFKESASYILHYKETFPLLISLLKLLNDHIPKLNPHKNPDLKPSKSTFPHCKSLLVEIFTNLTFENHQIQDLMRIHHGIELVLNNCEIDENEPFIKERSIICIKYLLANNKENQVIIRDLEEKKQKKN; this is encoded by the coding sequence ATGTCTGTTATCAGCAATACTAGTACCAACAGTAACAACGTTGACCGTACTGCACTATTATCCTTATTAAACGACATCAAAGAATTATTTAACAATGGCCCAACTAATGCTGCAACCGTTGCTATGCTTACTTTTATTGATGGTACTTTGAACCCCATGATTGCTAAAAGCGGCACAGATGAATTCATTACCTCACTTTCTATGTTCCATGATGGCGAATTTATAACAAAGTTTTATAACAAAGTTTTCGATATTATAGATACCATTGACCACCCCACTGTAACATCTAATAACAACGAACAGTATTTATTCCAATTACTTAGAATTTATAGAGGTTTGTTACTACTTGTTAACAATTTAATAGTATCAGCAGATCTTACAATTAGTATTGATAGCACTCCCATTAAAGATTTGAACCTATTGCTGgttgataaaataataaagaatttcaataattgtTGCACAAATATAGTTTTATCATCAGATCAGGTCAATTTATCTCTAGCATTACTATACAACACTATttgtaaattattatttaatattacaaACAAGTTCCAACTgaatattgaaaatgatgatgatattttattattatttttaactttttatgAGAAACATCTGACTTCCAACAATGCCGAATTTTATTTACCCTGGTTACTGTTATTGAACAACATACTTTCATCATTAAAAGATTCACATTTAGTATCCCAAATACTTCTGACTACCGATATTGTCAACAAAGTACTATTAACGATATACAATAACGATAAAATGTTTCgttttttccaaaacacTAATACTGAACCTATAGATATTTCGCATTTAACCTTTATTAAAGTTTGGAAAAAActattaatttcaaatgAATATATTTCAAGATATATAGAATCGTTATATGCCACTAATAACACGGCGTTATTAGCACAACTTTTGGACGTTTCTACCATAATTATTACTAGTATTGATTTATGGGACAACCatgatattataaatataatgatatggtgcatttttttaataaaagagaaattgTTCAATGAAGTAAAGGattgtttattatcatcGAATACTACCACTGTTGATACAACCTACCCTATTTTAGTTAATGTCTTGGACATTTTAACCAAGATAACTACATTTAAAGAAAGCGCATCCTATATATTACACTACAAGGAAACATTCCCCCTTTTAATCTCACTTTTAAAGCTATTGAATGATCATATCCCCAAACTCAACCCTCATAAAAACCCGGACTTAAAACCATCAAAGAGTACGTTCCCCCACTGCAAATCCTTGCTTGTGGAAATATTTACCAATTTGACCTTTGAAAATCATCAAATACAAGATTTAATGAGGATACATCACGGTATTGAACTAGTTTTAAACAATTGTGAgattgatgaaaatgaacCATTTATCAAAGAGAGAagtattatttgtattaaatatttattagccaataataaagaaaaccaAGTAATTATAAGGGATTTAGaggagaaaaaacaaaaaaaaaattag
- a CDS encoding uncharacterized protein (similar to Saccharomyces cerevisiae YIL082W-A | retrotransposon genes), whose protein sequence is MSNNTTGVRINPFAGRRDVHTLLQFLDAVEIRFVTRHISSNHEKICFLADHLDGDASTWFRTAYRGADLTNVPYETVVAKLKEHFFVAIDPYQMYLNLNEMKQTKSVEEYTDKFEKTRLLLPTDFVSERALIVTFIAGLKKDICRELRIRNPQTLLEAEEMAWRADNLGSKTNNVNWYDTPTSTNNDPDAMEIDAMQSKHMNRNSSSGRRNYNNSERWDYNNSKRRNFNKSNSNNDYWKNRLESFCRNKGLCYECGDSGHYASKCPKSQKRNASHVEFAYAEPEGLEKFEQYYDKDEEEVFYDANSQLPATNDIKAEEKETGTDEQFSTAGIEKDTNPIVEIDDRDEVMDRMRERLKESKNSHIYPLIMKTPKIGRRREVELLLNDATLATVLMDTGAPTSVISRNLVEIIGLEVSKAPFQSISGAIKGTKEGTNKATTVRFTVNDKEYKIDAYILDTINNKVIVGNPILETNPELLNIETEDKEQLNELLEVTVETKENKTWNFIPEWLKNKFKDIVGTKLLPETHKLVNVHHEIILKDPERLPKMQPYRSTPKLEEEARKMVDSLLSDGYIEESKAPIASPIIMVKKKSGDYRLCVDYRMLNKNTEPDLFPLPLLDTIFAKLGSSKIFTTLDLLNGYYQIPMKEEHKPLTSFVTPFGKYQFTVMPFGLRNAPSTFARLMSDIFRDLKFVCIYLDDILIHSDNTEEHWKHLATVLQRLKDHGLVAKRSKCYFAQRKVVFLGHEISSDGIRPLQGKTDAIKNLTVTQDIKSVQRFLGMINFYRRFIPRCSHIAKPLVEFTAKKTEWTDKQTQSVETLKKALGSPPILVPYTPKCHMRLTTDASYDGLGAVLEKLENNKLIGVIGYFSKSLQGAQKNYPPGELELLAIIEALNHFRYLLHGNHFELRTDHISLLSLQNKKEPSRRISRWLDMLSEYDFTLTYLKGTMNHIADTLSRDSKSLEVDTIDAKSWLELYENDPWCAAVLHGMKHIDKVNTGGMDLHLFKKYQRKWTSSRQFQEAYTIDKDNFLYYKDRLCVPQKARDSVLEYYHDNAILGGHFGADITFHKIAKDYYWPSLYSNIQGYVAHCYNCQVMKQHRRASQGLLQSLDVPKGRWSHITIDFASGLPLTFRQNDFILIVVDRFSKRCHFIPCKSTTGSIELINLLFKHVFAYHGFPRFITSDKDIRMMSTAYKELVKRLGIQLKMSSSNHPQTDGQTERVIQVLGRMLKSYCSVHHQQWDNFLPILEFCYNSTYLSNIRAAPFEVDLGYIPNKPQIFTEGESSAQNDSAVELAKKLKAIELRTKDFLAANAENNEAAKNNKRIQIILEPGQHVLVHRDAYFVKGKYWKIQPIYLGPFKVVKKTNDNAYEIDLPSTKKTHRVINIEWLKEFKHDPDRYPKHPPRTEKEMEFRLTEIVSVIGITEDKTKLYAKFSDVDPTLSVEIPLRIFNKLPDYRKTALLSNFKQLWRHSVSEEEDVVI, encoded by the exons ATGAGTAACAATACTACTGGTGTTAGGATAAACCCTTTCGCAGGAAGACGTGATGTTCACACATTACTCCAATTCTTAGATGCTGTTGAGATTCGTTTTGTAACCAGGCATATTTCTTCAAATCATGAGAAAATCTGTTTTCTAGCTGACCACTTGGATGGTGATGCTTCCACATGGTTTAGGACCGCATACCGAGGAGCAGATTTAACCAACGTACCCTACGAAACTGTCGTTGCCAAGTTGAAAgaacatttttttgtcgCTATTGACCCTTACCAAATGTACCTCAATTTAAATGAAATGAAACAGACCAAGAGTGTTGAGGAATACACTGACAAATTTGAGAAAACTAGATTGTTATTACCTACCGACTTCGTTTCAGAGAGAGCCTTAATTGTAACCTTTATTGCTGggttaaaaaaagacatcTGCAGAGAATTGAGAATTCGCAATCCGCAAACATTGCTAGAAGCCGAAGAGATGGCCTGGAGAGCTGACAACTTAGGATCTAAAACGAACAATGTAAATTGGTATGATACACCAACGTCAACAAACAATGATCCGGATGCCATGGAAATCGATGCCATGCAATCCAAACATATGAACCGTAATAGTAGTTCAGGACGTCGTAATTACAACAACTCAGAACGTTGGGATTACAATAACAGCAAACGTCGTAATTTCAACAAGTCCAACTCGAATAACgattattggaaaaatcgCCTCGAAAGCTTTTGCAGAAATAAAGGATTATGTTATGAATGTGGTGATTCAGGACACTACGCTTCTAAATGTCCAAAGAgtcaaaaaagaaacgcGA GTCACGTAGAATTTGCATACGCTGAACCTGAAGGACTAGAAAAATTCGAACAATATTATGACAAAGACGAGGAAGAAGTGTTTTACGACGCTAACTCGCAATTACCAGCTACGAATGACATAAAAgctgaagaaaaagaaaccGGTACAGATGAACAATTTAGTACGGCAGGAATAGAAAAAGACACGAATCCGATCGTAGAAATAGACGATAGGGATGAAGTTATGGACAGAATGAGAGAAAGACTCAAGGAAAGTAAAAACTCTCATATATACCCCTTAATTATGAAAACTCCTAAGATTGGGAGGAGGAGGGAAGTAGAACTGTTATTAAATGATGCAACACTAGCAACGGTCCTGATGGATACAGGAGCCCCAACAAGTGTAATTAGCCGAAATCTAGTAGAGATAATCGGATTAGAAGTTTCCAAAGCGCCCTTTCAAAGTATAAGTGGAGCGATTAAAGGAACCAAAGAAGGTACGAACAAAGCTACAACAGTACGTTTTACAGTTAACGACaaagaatataaaatagATGCGTATATTTTAGACACAATTAACAACAAGGTTATTGTCGGGAACCCCATACTTGAAACAAACCCTGAACTGTTGAACATAGAAACCGAGGACAAAGAACAGTTAAACGAGTTATTAGAAGTAACAGTCGAaacaaaggaaaataaaacatgGAACTTTATTCCAGAATGGCTTAAGAACAAGTTCAAAGATATTGTAGGTACTAAATTATTACCTGAAACACATAAATTGGTAAATGTACACCATGAAATAATACTAAAGGATCCCGAGAGATTGCCAAAGATGCAACCTTACAGAAGTACACCCAAGCttgaagaagaagcaaGGAAAATGGTTGATAGCTTATTGTCAGATGGATACATAGAAGAATCCAAAGCCCCGATAGCTTCACCCATAATCATGGTAAAGAAGAAATCTGGAGATTACAGGTTATGTGTTGACTACAGAATGttgaataaaaacacaGAACCAGACTTGTTTCCCTTACCATTATTAGACACTATATTTGCCAAACTAGGATCTTCGAAAATATTCACAACCTTAGATCTATTAAATGGATATTATCAAATCCCAATGAAAGAGGAACACAAACCTTTAACTAGTTTTGTCACCCCATTTGGAAAGTATCAATTTACTGTTATGCCTTTTGGTTTAAGGAATGCACCGTCAACATTTGCAAGATTAATGAGTGACATATTTAgagatttaaaatttgtttgtatttatttagatgatattttaatacaCAGTGATAATACAGAAGAACATTGGAAACACTTAGCAACAGTATTACAAAGACTAAAAGACCATGGTTTAGTTGCAAAAAGAtcaaaatgttattttgcACAAAGAAAAGTAGTATTTTTAGGACATGAAATTAGTAGTGATGGTATCAGACCATTACAAGGAAAAACCGAtgctattaaaaatttaacagTTACCCAAGATATTAAGAGTGTTCAGAGATTCTTAGGAatgattaatttttacaGAAGGTTTATACCACGATGTAGTCATATAGCTAAACCGCTAGTTGAATTTACAGCAAAGAAGACTGAATGGACAGACAAACAAACACAAAGTGTTGAAACTTTAAAGAAAGCACTAGGCTCACCACCGATATTAGTTCCGTACACACCCAAATGTCATATGAGACTAACTACCGATGCCTCGTATGATGGACTTGGAGCTgtattagaaaaattagaaaacaACAAGCTAATTGGAGTTATTGGATACTTCAGTAAAAGCTTACAAGGTGCACAAAAGAATTACCCACCTGGAgaattagaattattagCAATAATTGAAGCACTAAATCATTTCCGATATTTACTACATGGAAATCATTTTGAATTAAGAACAGACCATATTTCACTTTTATCATTACAAAATAAGAAAGAACCGTCAAGAAGAATTTCCCGCTGGTTAGACATGCTAAGTGAATACGACTTCACTTTGACATACTTAAAAGGTACAATGAATCATATTGCTGACACACTATCACGAGACAGTAAAAGCTTAGAAGTAGATACCATTGATGCAAAATCATGGCTTGAACTTTATGAGAATGACCCCTGGTGTGCTGCAGTTTTGCACGGAATGAAACATATAGATAAAGTGAACACAGGAGGAATGGATTTACATTTATTTAAGAAATATCAGAGAAAATGGACATCATCAAGACAATTTCAAGAAGCTTATACAATAGACAAAGACAACTTCTTATATTACAAAGACAGATTATGTGTACCACAAAAAGCAAGAGACTCAGTGTTAGAGTACTATCATGACAATGCTATATTAGGAGGACACTTTGGAGCCGATATCACTTTTCATAAAATCGCAAAAGACTATTATTGGCCTAGTTTGTATTCGAATATACAAGGTTACGTAGCACATTGTTACAACTGTCAAGTTATGAAGCAACATCGACGAGCCTCACAAGGTTTACTACAATCTTTAGATGTTCCAAAAGGACGATGGTCACATATTACTATCGACTTTGCTTCAGGACTACCACTTACATTTCGTCagaatgattttattttaattgtcGTAGACAGATTCTCGAAACGATGCCATTTTATACCATGCAAGTCCACTACAGGTTCCATTGAACTTATTAATTTACTATTTAAACACGTTTTTGCTTACCACGGATTTCCCCGATTTATTACCTCAGACAAGGATATTAGAATGATGAGCACAGCCTACAAAGAATTAGTGAAACGCTTAGgaattcaattaaaaatgtcaAGTAGTAACCACCCACAAACAGATGGACAAACTGAAAGAGTTATTCAAGTCTTAGGTCGAATGTTAAAGAGCTATTGCTCCGTACATCACCAACAATgggataattttttaccCATTTTAGAATTTTGTTACAACTCGACTTATTTATCTAATATTCGAGCTGCTCCGTTTGAAGTTGATTTGGGTTATATTCCTAATAAACCACAAATATTTACGGAGGGGGAGAGTTCAGCACAAAATGACTCCGCAGTCGAATTAGCCAAGAAATTGAAAGCAATAGAATTACGaacaaaagattttttagCTGCAAACGCTGAAAACAATGAAGCCGCCAAGAACAATAAGAGAATACAAATTATATTAGAACCAGGACAACATGTATTAGTACACAGAGACGCATATTTTGTTAAAGGCAAATACTGGAAGATACAACCGATATATCTAGGACCTTTCAAGGTAGTAAAGAAAACTAATGATAATGCCTATGAAATAGACTTACCAAGTACTAAAAAGACACATAGAGTAATTAACATTGAATGGTTGAAAGAATTCAAACATGACCCAGACAGGTACCCAAAACATCCACCAAGAACcgaaaaagaaatggaaTTTAGATTAACTGAAATAGTTAGTGTAATTGGAATCACAGAAGATAAGACTAAGCTGTATGCAAAGTTCAGCGATGTCGATCCAACTCTATCTGTAGAAATACCACTTAggatttttaacaaattacCTGACTACAGAAAGACAGCCTTATTGTCAAACTTTAAACAACTCTGGAGACACTCAGTTTCGGAGGAGGAGGATGTCGTAATATGA
- the TVS1 gene encoding Tvs1p (similar to Saccharomyces cerevisiae YCR061W | protein of unknown function) codes for MRLFKNISSSATSFFFIASSLLLLFNSFKIVATAHEGMDDNDQLTSVDTQNNEMDSPEIVPIPHEVMHMHGVPILQKSLTAAERLYWENYDTTTYFTDSTLGNRNAFWYHVFSLVLSAFVLYPICLALNNIGSNWYLPILTLTEIMIISSLFSLSIFDSSVTESLYPHHIYRVFSWILFFIVQLHYASAVLLRAFKWISGNKGGNIEDSGEFYPLGNYYRDEPDEEEEHLSSSPATTLTNNRSSSNSTESVANDITADLESSSERLFSLNAHRFKGKMSLKRDSILSKVFSNPTIKKLSLNFSTLASIIFHLLNYFLFLFLLVDVFVGLAVGNLFGKGLHIFNLLAHWIKGGVFFLLGVISLARYCGFGADKGWAWNAFYISDSDVSRLSNALPRGGITLEGVESFLIFFYGSTNVFLEHLASQDGIWTPKDLQHISIAFLYIGAGLCGILVEIFLNTWKFEHAKATLGLSNVKVANLGFSPNPLPAFTIFWTGILMSKHAQTSELSTAIHVQWGSMLSYGSFFRVFTFLYLLFVPTHCARTLPSQPLTELITSFCLMGGGLIFMESTDQVIEAMEYRGYTEMFTFNLSLGVVTLIMSWEMMLFMWKGWLKKRMMNN; via the coding sequence atgagactgtttaaaaatattagttcTAGTGCTActagttttttctttatagcATCATCcttactgttattattcaattcatttaaaataGTAGCAACAGCACATGAAGGTATGGATGATAATGACCAGCTTACCTCGGTTGATACACAGAATAACGAAATGGACTCACCCGAGATTGTTCCTATCCCCCATGAAGTAATGCATATGCATGGTGTACCAATACtacaaaaaagtttaacTGCGGCGGAAAGATTGTATTGGGAAAATTATGATACCACCACATACTTTACTGATTCTACTTTAGGCAATAGAAATGCATTTTGGTATCACGTATTTTCCTTAGTTTTATCTgcatttgttttatatccTATATGTTTAGCTTTGAATAACATAGGGTCAAATTGGTACCTACCTATATTAACCTTAACCGAAATCATGATCATTTCCagtttattttcattgtcCATATTTGATTCCAGTGTCACAGAAAGTTTATACCCACATCACATTTATAGAGTTTTTTCATGgatattgtttttcattGTACAATTACACTATGCGAGCGCAGTTCTACTAAGAGCCTTTAAATGGATTAGCGGCAACAAGGGGGGTAACATTGAAGATAGTGGCGAATTTTATCCATTGGGCAATTATTATCGTGATGAACCagatgaagaagaggaaCATTTAAGTTCATCACCTGCCACTACTCTGACTAACAATAGATCGAGTAGTAATTCGACAGAATCTGTAGCCAATGATATAACAGCTGATTTGGAATCCAGCAGTGAGCGATTATTCTCCTTAAATGCCCATCGTTTTAAGGGTAAAATGTCTTTGAAAAGAGATTCCATATTGAGTAAAGTTTTCTCCAAcccaacaataaaaaaactatcaCTGAATTTTTCCACCTTGGCATCAATTATCTTTCatctattaaattattttttgttcttatttttgttggttGATGTGTTTGTTGGTTTGGCTGTAGGCAATTTGTTTGGCAAAGGCTTGCATATTTTCAACTTATTGGCGCACTGGATTAAAGGTGGAGTGTTCTTTTTATTGGGTGTTATTTCATTGGCTAGATATTGTGGGTTTGGCGCAGACAAAGGTTGGGCATGGAACGCTTTTTACATTTCTGATTCTGATGTTTCTAGGCTTTCTAATGCTCTTCCACGTGGTGGTATTACTTTAGAAGGTGTTGAAAGCTTtttgatctttttttatggttCAACAAATGTTTTTCTGGAACATCTTGCTTCTCAGGATGGGATCTGGACTCCAAAAGATTTACAACACATTTCAATTGCGTTTTTATATATCGGTGCTGGTCTTTGCGGTATTTTGgtagaaatatttttaaatacttGGAAGTTTGAACACGCAAAGGCAACATTGGGATTATCTAACGTCAAGGTAGCTAATTTAGGATTTTCTCCCAACCCATTACCTGCCTTTACGATATTCTGGACGGGTATTCTAATGTCTAAACATGCACAAACCTCGGAACTATCCACTGCTATTCATGTTCAGTGGGGGAGCATGTTGTCTTATGGTTCATTTTTCAGAGTTTTCacctttttatatttattatttgttccAACTCATTGTGCTAGAACGTTGCCCAGCCAGCCTCTGACTGAGTTAATAACCTCGTTCTGTTTGATGGGTGGTGGGTTGATCTTTATGGAAAGTACTGATCAAGTTATTGAAGCTATGGAATATAGAGGATATACTGAAATGTTTACTTTTAATTTGAGTTTAGGTGTTGTAACTCTGATTATGAGTTGGGAAATGATGCTTTTCATGTGGAAAGGTTGGTTAAAAAAGAGGATGATGAATAATTGA